From the Candida dubliniensis CD36 chromosome 2, complete sequence genome, the window TTTTGGGCTGTTCGTTGTTTTCGTTATTATTCAAGTTTTCCCAAAAATTCACATAACcattttttgaaagaagTTGTTGATATCCTTTTAAACTTTCTTCTAAGTACGCGGAGAATTTACCTGTAATCCTACCCATTCGATGTCTGATTCTATGGTATAATTGGCAATTAAACTTCAAACTTTGATCAAAACTTGTAACGTTTGTACCAAAGTTAACTTTTGATCTTTGCTGATTAACCCACTTCCAATCCCTTCCTTCAAGAGCTTGTTTGATTAGCCAACTGCGAACAGGATCACACACAGTCGCCTTGACAGTGTCATGATAGtcaataaatgaatgattatgatgaaaataatattccATTTGGATTATCCcgttttttatttgtaaTTTAATACACGCTAGGCAtcctgttttttttgtgtcGGATTTCGTTTCATAATACTTTTTTCCCCTTTTCACATTTCATGTATacataattttttattctgTTTGTTGTCCActtaaaatatttatttgtgGTCTTCAAAAACAGTTTAAATTCATCGATGgtaaattcattttttatACTTTTTGCTCTTAAATTATCAGGTAACAAATCgggaaagaaaaacttCATTACTCTTGAACTTGCTGGGATCGCTTCTGTCATTAGTTGCACAGAAAGTGGCGGTATGTCATATTCATAAATAAGTTGTCGTTTCACTTTAGGTTTCAATTTACGTTTTCGTTTCAATTTAGGTAATGGTGTTTCGTCTTCTGGGTTACCGTTATCAAAGTtaacaaattcaatattgtcaagtgaaattattgttggttgtggttgtggttcTGGCtctggttctggttctaGCTTTGGTTCTGCGATAGGTTTATAATTAGGATCAAGCATAtgctttttattttcaaattccagtttgtcaaaatttttattcaaatagTCTTTATCGAAAATCCTTTTGCCAAAGTTTGGGTCCATATCTGGATGTTGGAGTAGGGCGATGAAATGCGGAAGAGCATTAACAAATTGTTTTCTGATAGATGATAATTGCAAAAAGTCTTTTATTAAACTGTTCATATTCTCATGTACtggaaattgaaaagattCATCTTTCTGTgccaattcaattaaaagtGGTACTGCTTCATGGACCAATTGATCTATTTCAGGTGTTTCTTCGggaattattgaattgcAAGTTACCTCAAAAGACGTTTCTTAAATTTTCAAAGTATCATCAATAGCCAGCTTCAAAGATATAGAGTCTAAATCAAATACTGTCACTTCCATTGTGTTCGATCATGTAATATGAAGTGAAAGAAAGGATATACAAAGTATTAACAAATCTTCTCTTCCTCCACGAACAAAATAcagaaaaacaaatcaaaacaaaagcGCGTACAAACTTATATATAGAAAATTACTAAAGAGGAAATTTTGGTGCGGCGCCACGAAAATTTCTTAAAGGGTATTTGGGTGGTCACCAACTGTTTTTGGAATACGGATCTGCGCCGTTAATTAGGTCTAGACTAGACTATCTGGCCAACCGTTttattgtaattgttgatatttcaATTGCATATCTACTTTCAATAGGGAAAAGTAAGATGGTCTGAGTAAAGTACAATACCacaacaatttttattcCTTTCCAAGTAAAATTACCACTACATATACACCGCTAGGTTATATTACTTTTACTAgtatatatttgattttcagAATGTTAAATAGACAGGTAGTAATGCTGAACAAACATAATTGTTAGATAaggtgttgttgttttttttttttaagcattttttggttgatattttcatcaaatttaaacaaaaattatcaactgTCCAGCTTTTTaccttctttctttttattaatttagaTACTGAAAAGCAGTAGTTTTATAATGCTATAATCTTAAACCTTGTACGTTGCATATAGAAAAAGGGTAACCATCACATTAGGTAGTAATTTATATTAACTCCAGATTTCCCTAGTGTGAACTACAATTTGTTATATCTGTTCTGCaccaacaagaacaaataCCCTATGATAATGTTAAACTCACTAAAGGATTTCCATACTTGACCTTTCTTATTGTTAAtcattgtttgttgttgttttttttgcaaccgTGATAACTAAATAACCTTTAGGTAAAGAATCCAACAATAGTTTGTTGTCGTGTACAATAATCAAAACTCATCCTTTAACTCAGTTTTATTTGTGAGAAGTGTGCtgctctttttttttttgtcccaAATCAAATCTACGAATATtacaaaatgaaagaaaaaaatctttCCAACATCTAACAACGAAAACACTCGTTGGGTACTTTATAAAGCAAATCTCACAATGAACGTGTTTAGAGGATTAGTATCTATTCCTATTCCTCGTATATCATGTGCGCCACAgatatattcaataattaGATTTAGacaattatcaacaacattacCATTATCAACCAAAAGAACTtatgataaattttataaaatcaCCAAACAATTACAACCAATTGATAAGACTGTTTATGAAATTGGCCAAGAACGTCCTGATCATATACGTATTCCTAAAGATTTACCtaaatttccaaaatatgaatatgaaccacgtttttttaaaagacAAAATCGTGGATTATATGGTGGATTACAACGTAAACGTTCCAAATCATGTTCtgaatatttgaataaaacATTAAGAGTCCATAGACCAAATGTTCAATGGACCAAATTATGGTCAGAAACTTTAAATAAGAGATTACGTTTACGAGTGGCAACAAGAGTCTTAAAAACAATATCTAAAGAAGGAGGATTAgatcaatatttattgaaaagtACTCCAGCAAGAGTTAAAACCATGGGGTTAAAAGCTTGGCAATTAAGATACAGAATATTACAAGAACGTGAACAAGATAAAAGAGGAAATATCACTCTACTGGATGGTACAACTAAGAAAATCCAATATATTAATTCTGATGGGTTGAAATTTCATGCTACTAAAGATGCTTTGTTATCTGAATTATATGAAGCTGTCCAAAGGGATTCTTATTATCCAATCAAACCATTCCATTTTGAAAGAGACTATAGTTGGTGGTCTTATGAACAAATTGTTAAGAAATTGGAACAATACAATTGGGATTTCACAGGATTGGCCACCAAATAATTAACATATCAATGTAAATAGTTATAGATTTCACATACATAACATAACGTAACCTAACACATTAATAAAACTTTTGTACATACTTTTTGAACCACCAAAGATAGGAAGTAAATAGATTCTATAATGCGTGTGAAGACAATTAGGGCTATAACCCTAATGAAGTTTTTTTGCAcgagagaaaaaaaagtagtGTATAAATGGTTAATAATTAGTATGGAGATGAGTGTTAGGACGACAAAGTGTGAGCACCCATCCCTTGTCTCTCAcaatacacacacacacacacagtAAACTCAGtcaaggaaaaaaaaagaagtaaatttttttcaaaaactttTCTATAATTGAACCATCCAGTTAATATTAGATCAAGTATACAAAAAATGGCTAAGTCAGGTATGTGGTTAATCACAGTTTACCACTATAAATATAGACAGTTGTGTTCATGGAATGGAAAGATATTAAGAAAGTGTTTATTAGAGGAAGTTAAtgattaattttgatgtacaacaattttcaattttcaatcatCAATCAACCAGAATTACTAAAATTTAATCTACCATGGACAACCACCAAGAAAAAGGGTTATTTgtcattaataatatcattaattttaaagATCAAATACATATTAGTAGTGAAAGGAATGATTGTTATCAAGTTTTTTTGGAAACAGATTTATTCACACAACCATTTGTGCCTAACCAACatgttttgaaaatagaaatCACCTAAACCATAACAACAAGTCTATATAACAGTGGGAAATAATgtcaaatttaattaacaaaaaaaaaaggaatattaaataatatatactaacaaatttttttttgaatagGAATTGCTGCAGGTGTTAACAAAGGTAGAAAAACTACTGCCAAAGAAGTTGCCCCAAAAATCTCATACAGAAAAGGTGCTTCATCTCAAAGAACTGTTTTCGTTAGATCAATTGTTAAAGAAGTTGCTGGATTAGCTCCATATGAAAGaagattgattgaattgatcAGAAATGCTGGTGAAAAAAGAGCCAAGAAATTGGCTAAAAAGAGATTAGGTACTCATAAGAGAGCTTTAAGAAAAGTTGAAGAAATGACTCAAGTTATTGCTGAATCTAGAAGACATTAAAcatgttttttgttttgttttgtgaACTTGTACATTAAAATTCATAACAActcattattaatatatatgtaaAAATATTAACAAGAAGAGAGAGGGGCAGGGGGagataaaaaaaactagAAGGTAGATATTTATAAGGAACTGGCGTGCCAAACAATAAATGTAAACTGTTGGTAGTATAGAAACTGATGTTTGGCTAATATACTAGTATTATGCTTTGATGcattttctattttgtttctcttttctcttttctgTTTCTCTGCACCGATTTTgaccaaccaaccaaccaatcCGTTGACGTACAATTTTGTTCCATGCGGAAAGCGAACCAGCAAGCGGAGTGTGTCCCACACGCACACACGTCAACATTTTTATATTGCGATTCATCATTTCTAAACAAACATTATTCACTCACttacaattaaatcattagtATAAACCAAAAGATGATTAGATCAACAATAGCTAAGAGTTTCCATAGATTTCTCACTACTAACACCCCAGCACCAGCAGCACCTCCTCCACCTTCACATTTCTCAAACCCTAAAGAAATACCCGAGCCATTTGGTGCTGGAACCGACACCAATGCtgtttatcaacaacaacaacaacagcaggCAACACCAGTACCAAATACAAAACCGACCCAAGATGGTTcaataaaagaaataacGGCGTTAATAGCAATGTTTGCTCTTGCATATATTGCCATTGACAATTATACTGAACGAATAAGACTAGAAAAACTTCATAATGAAACCAGTGCCATTAATTTAAAAGCATTACagattcaacaattaaatcatcaacgagaaaagaaacaaaaagattTAACATTATTACAAGAACGACGAGAGATTGCTAAACGAGATTTCAAAATGAGTTTACATATTGCAATGTTACGGAAACAATTAATGGATTTAGGAGTCTCACCAATAGAATTAGATTTAGCgattaaagaatttgaaaaaaatgttaaattagataattcaataaaaaatGTCACTGGTCAATATTTATGGTTAGATGATTCTTCAGGTATGTTAAAGATTTTGGTGTCCACCCACCTCCCTTTTCACAACTTATACTAACATGatcatttttcttcttttttattattttagaTCTTAAACAATATCTTCCGGACCCAATGGAATATGATAAAgcaagaaaaaacaaataaataaataaataaatagatACCTATTAGTTGTTCAATAAAACTGAAGCAAAACAGATTCAAGAAGGAATTAGAAATAACTAACGTCTTTCAATATGTGTCAGTTTTAACCAAATTGACCTCCCCTTCGATTTTGCTATTGTAGGATTTTATTCGCAACAAATACACGCccatatattatttttttttttttttttcaccatCATCTCGAGAGTATaaaaatcttttttaaatttattttttctttcctttttcttcttctttttcttttcctctTTATACAATgtctttaattttattggcACCCATTAGAGTCACGGATTATATGATATTACTTCTACATATAGTCTTATAATCACAACGAGGGTTATTTTCGTGCTCGGGTAAAAGCCATAgattaaattgttttgcCCAACCTTTAAATGCTCGTGTCAGTTTGAATGAATTGGATTGACTATGCGGTTCTAAACATACAATTTACTTTCTTATCTATATACTTTGAATACTTCTTTTTAACTCCTTTTAATTGGAGTACACTGCTTTATATGAACTAATTATATCTTCAGTCAAGTTTAATgcttttataaattttgaaCTTAAAGTATCATCAGTTTCcatatcatcattattttgtACTGACACTATTTCACCATTTGATATTCTCAATGGGATATAAATCTCTTGAGATTTAAATTGTGCTTCAAATGCCAATTGTAAATCACCACCTCGTGAAGTAAGATCaatattttccaatttcaaCAGGAAATAGTTATTTCCATTTTCTGGAAATTCTATACCTCTGTTTACATTAGcatcaacatcattatcattcaTTTGTCCATCATTCTCACcactattgttgttggtattatcttcattttctaaaaatgATTCAAGATCTATATCATCCTTATTTGTTGGTGGTATTGTAGAATAATTTGCAGTTTCAGATATTGCACTAAGACCAAGAATTTCCTCATCAGTGACATCATCAGGCAATTTCAAagattcttttaatttgaGTTTGAATTCTTCagttaattctttttctgtaGTCGGTATTCCCAAAAATCTCgaacttcttcttcttcttcttcctccttTACTATTAAATATAGGTAATTGAGTCAGTTTACTTTTAATCACAGTACGACacaaattaatcaatactaagaaatttcttaaaatgggtattaattttgaaatatccactagtttgtttatttgaaatgattttaaagGAACAAATTTCCCGGGAATatcatttatcaattgaaatgatgatgatatcGAATTAGAATTACAATCGATATTTAAACTTTGTTCAAAGCTTTCTCCTTCATTGATTTTGCCAAACACATTACGAGAATCATGATCACCTGTACCTAATGTATAATTATTACTCCTCAAGGAGAAATATTCAAGTACATAAACTGGGatataaattgaatgattcaatttaaattgTAATGACCATGCCAAAAATTCATCACCATCTAAAATTAATGGTTTCAAAGAATTActatcaaattcaaatttatatttattggtAAATATATCCCATTCTTGTACTTGATTATCAagtaaataatcaatttgttttgatgcttcaacaacatcaacttGAATTGTATAACAATTTCCTACCAATATTCCATTCTGACTCTGATTCTTGATTATTTCATATTCATGATTTATAA encodes:
- the RPL36 gene encoding 60S ribosomal protein L36 (spliced gene); amino-acid sequence: MAKSGIAAGVNKGRKTTAKEVAPKISYRKGASSQRTVFVRSIVKEVAGLAPYERRLIELIRNAGEKRAKKLAKKRLGTHKRALRKVEEMTQVIAESRRH
- a CDS encoding mitochondrial 54S ribosomal protein YmL24/YmL14 (Similar to S. cerevisiae MRPL24) is translated as MNVFRGLVSIPIPRISCAPQIYSIIRFRQLSTTLPLSTKRTYDKFYKITKQLQPIDKTVYEIGQERPDHIRIPKDLPKFPKYEYEPRFFKRQNRGLYGGLQRKRSKSCSEYLNKTLRVHRPNVQWTKLWSETLNKRLRLRVATRVLKTISKEGGLDQYLLKSTPARVKTMGLKAWQLRYRILQEREQDKRGNITLSDGTTKKIQYINSDGLKFHATKDALLSELYEAVQRDSYYPIKPFHFERDYSWWSYEQIVKKLEQYNWDFTGLATK
- a CDS encoding hypothetical protein, fungus-conserved (spliced gene;~possibly fungus-specific); its protein translation is MIRSTIAKSFHRFLTTNTPAPAAPPPPSHFSNPKEIPEPFGAGTDTNAVYQQQQQQQATPVPNTKPTQDGSIKEITALIAMFALAYIAIDNYTERIRLEKLHNETSAINLKALQIQQLNHQREKKQKDLTLLQERREIAKRDFKMSLHIAMLRKQLMDLGVSPIELDLAIKEFEKNVKLDNSIKNVTGQYLWLDDSSDLKQYLPDPMEYDKARKNK